A genome region from Erigeron canadensis isolate Cc75 chromosome 3, C_canadensis_v1, whole genome shotgun sequence includes the following:
- the LOC122591372 gene encoding homeobox protein LUMINIDEPENDENS has product MAISNQLALVVSSSSNDKNTTSYEQLLDSQKDLISKQIYDLQNIVSTQCKLTGVNPLSQEMAAGALSIKIGKRPRDLLNPKAIKYMQAIFSVKDEISKKETRAISALFGLTATQVRDFFNGQRTKVRRFIRLSREKALESVESVQKQAEPLNSSVEIPNQPVPLNSIGPSNVEEPSCSMQDEVLADTNDSDKYFISNIFHLLRKEETFSGQVKLMEWILQIQNASVLFWFMTNGGVMILASWLSQAAIEEQTSVLHVILRVLCHLPLHKALPAHMSAILQSVNKLRFYRGSDISKRAKTLLSRWSKMFARSQALRKTNANISPVDAQDEMLLKQSIGEIMENESLEARIDNPGAIYLLQENSENSRSQSMKLLTAPSDDSNTKLLRGVSSSHTRERRKVQLVEQPGQKAATRGPQVTRVVSAPQGRPLSADDIQKAKMRAQFMRSKYGESYVNPQVKTEVSRPKALVHPKVEEPANSSSMTPLAAKVHDQPLADVHPKVEEPFTSSIAPLAAKVHVQPLSHVHAPVAGEHVNSASMTSLSAIVHVQPTVDEHMGSMKVMSGDEVQEVPFHRKETMLSEEPVWKKCKRLPISWVIPPEMKIIKEWSVCCGENSKEVDVQNNRIKREKEVFYNTILEIPPNPKEPWDQEMDYDDSLTPVIPIEQLPDDDDNMIAEPTEVAPEHTNNYAAGTSTITENNYRNAAEPDLELLAVLLKNPQIVFALTAGQGGNLSNEQMVQLLDAIKVNAAQGGSIGSLVDGLVERKAEKVEVSLPSPTPSSEPVTSGWRSESAKTQFSGQSVTVNGDIYAIPGVHFQETSLLTPATTVTSLGQQAISSTTQQRFPDLVPEQRYISDLVPEQRNIPATVNGLQFQANLTQQEIHQRFSDLVPEQRNIPAADNGFTLQGGYASSNASYMAGHGTSQLQPQVSPVQSWTIRDSLGSSPYTQTEQSINYGVYGTREFAQPVSSRSGVSRVRNGQYRDETAYESWSPENSPFRSNQYVDGWDYSDPQGQNYNYRPEMSRMQNDTSRYRDRGTRNDGSRWRDRRR; this is encoded by the exons ATGGCGATATCAAATCAGCTGGCTCTGGTAGTATCTTCATCTTCCAATGATAAAAATACGACGTCGTATGAGCAGTTATTGGATTCACAAAAGGATTTAATAAGTAAACAGATATATGATCTCCAAAACATTGTTTCAACTCAATGTAAACTCACCGGCGTTAATCCTCTTTCTCAAGAAATG GCAGCGGGCGCACTCTCGATTAAAATTG gaaaAAGACCCAGAGATCTGTTGAATCCGAAAGCCATAAAATACATGCAAGCAATCTTTTCCGTTAAAGATGAAATAAGCAAGAAGGAAACCCGAGCAATTAGTGCTCTTTTTGGTTTGACAGCCACACAG GTGAGGGATTTCTTTAATGGTCAACGAACAAAAGTTCGGAGATTTATCCGTTTATCAAGAGAGAAGGCACTTGAATCTGTTGAGAGTGTGCAAAAGCAGGCTGAGCCACTGAACTCTAGTGTGGAAATACCAAATCAACCAGTCCCATTGAACTCAATAGGTCCATCCAATGTAGAAGAGCCGTCTTGTTCCATGCAAGATGAGGTGTTGGCCGATACAAATGACTCGGATAagtattttatttcaaatatttttcaTCTGTTGCGGAAAGAAGAAACATTTTCTGGGCAAGTCAAATTGATGGAATGGATCCTGCAGATACAAAACGCTTCAGTACtcttttg GTTCATGACAAATGGAGGTGTGATGATTTTAGCTTCATGGTTGAGTCAAGCAGCAATTGAAGAGCAAACAAGTGTTCTTCATGTCATTCTTAGG GTTCTTTGTCATCTGCCATTACATAAAGCTCTTCCTGCTCACATGTCAGCCATATTGCAAAGTGTTAACAAACTACGGTTTTATCGGGGATCAG ATATCTCAAAGAGAGCAAAAACTCTGCTGTCTAGATGGAGCAAAATGTTTGCAAGAAGCCAGGCTTTAAGAAAGACCAATGCCAATATTTCCCCGGTTGATGCACAAGATGAGATGCTACTGAAGCAAAG CATTGGTGAGATTATGGAAAATGAATCGTTGGAGGCAAGAATCGACAATCCT GGAGCAATATATTTATTGCAAGAGAACTCCGAAAACTCCAG GTCTCAGTCGATGAAATTGCTAACGGCGCCTTCTGATGACTCCAATACGAAGCTTCTTAGAGGTGTATCTTCATCTC ACACCAGAGAGCGCAGAAAAGTACAACTTGTGGAGCAACCTGGCCAAAAAGCAGCCACCCGTGGTCCACAGGTTACACGAGTGGTTTCTGCACCTCAGGGCCGTCCACTATCAGCCGATGATATACAGAAAGCTAAAATGCGGGCTCAGTTCATGCGTAGTAAATATGGTGAAAGTTATGTAAACCCTCAAGTGAAAACAGAAGTTTCTCGGCCCAAAGCTCTGGTTCATCCTAAAGTTGAGGAGCCTGCTAATTCTTCTAGTATGACTCCTCTAGCAGCAAAAGTTCATGATCAGCCTCTGGCAGATGTTCATCCCAAAGTTGAGGAGCCTTTTACTTCTAGCATCGCTCCTTTGGCAGCTAAAGTTCATGTTCAGCCTTTGTCACATGTTCATGCTCCTGTAGCTGGGGAGCATGTTAATTCTGCTAGTATGACTTCGTTATCAGCTATAGTTCATGTTCAGCCTACAGTTGATGAACATATGGGATCAATGAAGGTCATGTCAGGTGATGAAGTGCAGGAGGTTCCATTTCATAGGAAGGAAACTATGTTATCGGAAGAACCCGTGTGGAAAAAGTGCAAGAGGTTGCCGATATCTTGGGTGATTCCACCAG AAATGAAGATCATTAAGGAATGGAGTGTGTGTTGTGGAGAGAACAGCAAAGAAGTTGATGTCCAAAACAACCGAATCAAACGTGAAAAAGAAGTATTTTACAACACAATTCTTGAAATTCCACCAAACCCAAAAGAACCATGGGACCAAGAAATGGACTATGATGATTCACTAACACCAGTTATCCCAATTGAGCAACTTCCTGACGACGATGACAATATGATAGCCGAACCTACAGAAGTTGCACCAGAGCATACAAATAATTATGCAGCTGGTACAAGTACAATAACTGAAAATAACTACAGGAATGCGGCAGAACCAGATCTTGAATTGTTGGCAGTGTTGCTTAAAAACCCACAAATTGTTTTCGCCCTCACGGCTGGTCAAGGTGGGAATCTGTCCAACGAACAAATGGTTCAGCTTCTTGATGCCATAAAGGTAAATGCGGCTCAGGGTGGCTCGATTGGTAGTCTTGTCGATGGGTTAGTTGAAAGGAAAGCAGAGAAGGTTGAAGTTTCATTACCATCTCCAACTCCCTCAAGCGAACCTGTAACG AGTGGATGGCGGTCAGAAAGTGCTAAAACCCAATTTTCTGGTCAAAGTGTGACGGTCAACGGGGATATTTATGCCATTCCGGGGGTCCATTTTCAAGAAACTAGTTTGTTAACTCCGGCAACAACAGTCACATCTTTGGGCCAGCAAGCCATTTCTTCAACTACACAACAAAGATTTCCTGATTTGGTCCCTGAACAAAGATATATTTCTGATTTGGTTCCCGAACAGAGAAATATTCCGGCAACTGTAAATGGTCTGCAATTTCAAGCTAACTTGACCCAACAAGAAATACATCAGAGGTTTTCTGATTTGGTCCCCGAGCAGCGAAACATTCCGGCAGCTGACAACGGTTTTACTTTGCAAGGAGGGTATGCATCTTCGAATGCCTCCTATATGGCTGGACATGGTACGTCCCAATTACAGCCTCAGGTTTCACCGGTTCAGTCGTGGACCATCCGGGATAGTTTAGGTTCTAGTCCGTATACTCAAACAGAGCAAAGCATAAACTATGGCGTATATGGTACAAGAGAATTCGCACAGCCAGTTTCATCACGATCAGGTGTATCGAGGGTGAGAAACGGGCAATATCGGGATGAAACCGCATATGAATCTTGGAGCCCCGAAAATAGTCCGTTTAGGTCTAACCAGTATGTTGATGGGTGGGATTATTCAGACCCTCAAGGCCAGAATTACAACTATAGGCCAGAAATGTCGAGAATGCAGAATGACACTTCTCGGTATCGTGATCGTGGTACCAGGAATGACGGTTCAAGGTGGCGGGATCGGAGGAGATGA
- the LOC122593639 gene encoding wee1-like protein kinase isoform X2 — translation MRGSFKRSRTTSNSSRRDTNNKKMKGSLTTHLSVQLGQITFKPPIHRNNNSLRFQNLLDEVVISGQDASESVQPANTTSFPSAKVLDFDTDVNLDDKDFILSQDFFCTPDYITPEAPPLPVNVGCNKLEEMPCPKSPEKLKSIRSNRQRAAFLKLEDDPAVETETDDKVATEHQINKQGYVSQSAVALRCRVMPPPCMKNPYIKDTPENGVDPFGDRRSKCAVFLPAAIGGDGLSRYQTDFHEIEQIGTGNFSHVFKVLKRIDGCMYAVKRSSRKLYQDTDRQKALMEVQALAAIGYHDNVVGYNTSWFENEQLYIQMELCDHSLSINHSRRLSLENEVLEAMHQIAKALQFIHEKGIVHLDVKPENIYVKNGIYKLGDFGCASLLDGSLPIEEGDARYMPQEILNDNYDHLDKVDIFSLGATIYELARGSMLPESGPYFQNLREGKLPLLPGHSVHFQNILKVMLDPDPIRRPSAKELIFEVTGMLQCSAI, via the exons ATGAGGGGCAGTTTCAAGAGAAGTAGAACCACCAGCAACAGCAGCAGGAGAGATAcaaataataagaaaatgaaaGGCTCGTTGACCACACATTTATCCGTTCAATTAGGTCAAATCACTTTCAAACCGCCGATTCACCGGAATAATAATTCGTTGAGGTTCCAGAATCTTCTTGATGAAGTAGTGATATCAGGTCAGGATGCATCGGAATCCGTGCAGCCGGCTAATACGACATCGTTTCCATCAGCCAAGGTTTTGGATTTTGATACTGACGTTAATTTGGACGATAAGGATTTCATTCTCAGTCAGGATTTTTTctg CACCCCGGATTACATTACTCCAGAAGCTCCACCATTGCCAGTCAATGTAGGGTGTAATAAG TTGGAAGAGATGCCATGTCCAAAATCACCAGAGAAGTTAAAGTCTATCCGAAGTAATAGGCAAAGAGCAG CATTTTTGAAGCTGGAAGATGATCCAGCGGTTGAAACTGAAACGGATGATAAAGTTGCAACTGAACATCAAATCAACAAGCAGGGGTATGTTTCACAATCTGCTGTTGCATTACGTTGTCGGGTAATGCCTCCTCCATGCATGAAGAATCCCTACATCAAGGACACTCCAGAAAATGGTGTTGACCCATTTGGTGATCGCAGGTCCAAGTGTGCAG TTTTCCTTCCAGCCGCAATTGGTGGTGATGGTCTTTCACGCTACCAGACAGATTTTCATGAAATAGAG CAAATTGGTACTGGAAACTTCAGCCATGTATTCAAAGTCTTAAAGAGAATTGATGGTTGCATGTATGCTGTGAAACGAAGCTCAAGGAAACTATATCAGGACACTGATAG GCAAAAAGCTTTGATGGAAGTTCAAGCTTTAGCTGCTATTG GCTATCATGATAATGTTGTTGGATATAATACTTCCTGGTTTGAAAATGAGCAACTTTACATTCAGATGGAACTCTGTGATCACAGTCTATCTATTAACCACTCAAGGAGACTGAGTCTAGAGAATGAAGTGTTGGAAGCAATGCACCAG ATAGCCAAGGCATTGCAATTTATACATGAGAAAGGGATAGTTCATTTAGATGTAAAGCctgaaaatatatatgtgaagaATGGCATATACAAGCTTGGTGATTTTGGTTGTGCAAGTCTCCTTGATGGAAGCTTACCAATTGAAGAAGGCGATGCAAGATACATGCCACAAGAAATCTTGAATGATAATTATGATCATCTTGACAAAGTTGATATTTTTTCACTTGGAGCAACTATTTATGAACTTGCAAGGGGTTCAATGTTGCCCGAATCTGGGCCTTATTTTCAAAATCTCAGGGAAGGGAAGCTCCCTCTTCTTCCTGGTCATTCGGTTCATTTTCAGAATATACTTAAG GTGATGTTGGACCCTGATCCTATCCGACGACCATCTGCTAAAGAACTA ATTTTTGAAGTGACTGGTATGCTGCAATGTTCAGCCATCTAA
- the LOC122593639 gene encoding wee1-like protein kinase isoform X1, producing the protein MRGSFKRSRTTSNSSRRDTNNKKMKGSLTTHLSVQLGQITFKPPIHRNNNSLRFQNLLDEVVISGQDASESVQPANTTSFPSAKVLDFDTDVNLDDKDFILSQDFFCTPDYITPEAPPLPVNVGCNKLEEMPCPKSPEKLKSIRSNRQRAAFLKLEDDPAVETETDDKVATEHQINKQGYVSQSAVALRCRVMPPPCMKNPYIKDTPENGVDPFGDRRSKCAVFLPAAIGGDGLSRYQTDFHEIEQIGTGNFSHVFKVLKRIDGCMYAVKRSSRKLYQDTDRQKALMEVQALAAIGYHDNVVGYNTSWFENEQLYIQMELCDHSLSINHSRRLSLENEVLEAMHQIAKALQFIHEKGIVHLDVKPENIYVKNGIYKLGDFGCASLLDGSLPIEEGDARYMPQEILNDNYDHLDKVDIFSLGATIYELARGSMLPESGPYFQNLREGKLPLLPGHSVHFQNILKVMLDPDPIRRPSAKELVCNPIFNRPHRTFKTK; encoded by the exons ATGAGGGGCAGTTTCAAGAGAAGTAGAACCACCAGCAACAGCAGCAGGAGAGATAcaaataataagaaaatgaaaGGCTCGTTGACCACACATTTATCCGTTCAATTAGGTCAAATCACTTTCAAACCGCCGATTCACCGGAATAATAATTCGTTGAGGTTCCAGAATCTTCTTGATGAAGTAGTGATATCAGGTCAGGATGCATCGGAATCCGTGCAGCCGGCTAATACGACATCGTTTCCATCAGCCAAGGTTTTGGATTTTGATACTGACGTTAATTTGGACGATAAGGATTTCATTCTCAGTCAGGATTTTTTctg CACCCCGGATTACATTACTCCAGAAGCTCCACCATTGCCAGTCAATGTAGGGTGTAATAAG TTGGAAGAGATGCCATGTCCAAAATCACCAGAGAAGTTAAAGTCTATCCGAAGTAATAGGCAAAGAGCAG CATTTTTGAAGCTGGAAGATGATCCAGCGGTTGAAACTGAAACGGATGATAAAGTTGCAACTGAACATCAAATCAACAAGCAGGGGTATGTTTCACAATCTGCTGTTGCATTACGTTGTCGGGTAATGCCTCCTCCATGCATGAAGAATCCCTACATCAAGGACACTCCAGAAAATGGTGTTGACCCATTTGGTGATCGCAGGTCCAAGTGTGCAG TTTTCCTTCCAGCCGCAATTGGTGGTGATGGTCTTTCACGCTACCAGACAGATTTTCATGAAATAGAG CAAATTGGTACTGGAAACTTCAGCCATGTATTCAAAGTCTTAAAGAGAATTGATGGTTGCATGTATGCTGTGAAACGAAGCTCAAGGAAACTATATCAGGACACTGATAG GCAAAAAGCTTTGATGGAAGTTCAAGCTTTAGCTGCTATTG GCTATCATGATAATGTTGTTGGATATAATACTTCCTGGTTTGAAAATGAGCAACTTTACATTCAGATGGAACTCTGTGATCACAGTCTATCTATTAACCACTCAAGGAGACTGAGTCTAGAGAATGAAGTGTTGGAAGCAATGCACCAG ATAGCCAAGGCATTGCAATTTATACATGAGAAAGGGATAGTTCATTTAGATGTAAAGCctgaaaatatatatgtgaagaATGGCATATACAAGCTTGGTGATTTTGGTTGTGCAAGTCTCCTTGATGGAAGCTTACCAATTGAAGAAGGCGATGCAAGATACATGCCACAAGAAATCTTGAATGATAATTATGATCATCTTGACAAAGTTGATATTTTTTCACTTGGAGCAACTATTTATGAACTTGCAAGGGGTTCAATGTTGCCCGAATCTGGGCCTTATTTTCAAAATCTCAGGGAAGGGAAGCTCCCTCTTCTTCCTGGTCATTCGGTTCATTTTCAGAATATACTTAAG GTGATGTTGGACCCTGATCCTATCCGACGACCATCTGCTAAAGAACTAGTATGTAACCCAATTTTTAACAGGCCCCACAGAACATTCAAAACCAAGTAA